Genomic segment of Bemisia tabaci chromosome 9, PGI_BMITA_v3:
TTTCCTTTCCTAACCAATTATTACATGCAATCCGTGGAAtccggttaaaaaaaaaaggcatttcCAAATACACTATCATTATTATATATTCCTATATATATTCCTAATAAGACAGATAATATTAAGCTAATCTCCCTCTCATCTTTCATTACCCTTTTCCCTTTGTTGCTCAGACGACACTGCAGCGGAGGGCCCCCCTCGGCACGCGGTGGGGCGGGTCggtgggagaggtcggacatggaatacTCCGCTATAACTCCGCTGTAAGTAACTTTTCCGATTATGAAGCCAAAAATGTTTAGAAGTGCCAAGTTGTGTCCGATCTCCCCCGTTGATTCGAACCACTGCGCGCCGTGTCACTGAGAAAAACTCCAACACTGATTTTGCATAAAAGCTACTATGTTCCATACGAAATAGGCTCAAGGTTGATCTTTCAAATTATAAAcagaacgtaaaaaaaaaaaaaccttcttacgatttgagggaaaaatatcTCCTTCATTCTTTCCTCCCATTATTTTGTAATTAATCAATAATTGTATCATTTAGGCATCAGTAGTATCCTTCAGTATCCTATTCTAGTATTCTTCCTTTTTGAAACTAAAATATGCATAAACAAGTAGCAAATAGTTATtagcaaataaaaataaacactcGGGATAAACAGATGAACCGCACTTTAATTAGATTAcataaaagagaaagaaaataaaacgaaaaatataaacaggaGCACGTTATAAGTCGAAAGATCGAAATCAGATCAGAGGCGAAGATCCGAGTCGAAGATCAGGGCTCCCACGCAAAAGCAGGTGGGCAGCCTCGTGACAGCCCGCGTCTGGTGGGCCGAAACGGCGGCTGGAACGTTCCGTGGGCACGGGCCAAAACCCGGGGGTCCCGGCTAGAGGCGGAAGCGACAAAGGGGGGGCGGCGGATTCGCGCTGGACCCCCCTGGCCTGGCCTGGACGGCTGGATCGGATGGTGCCGGAGGCCATGCAGTGGTCGGTTTCCGCAGTGGGACCAGGAGGTGATAGCCAATAGGCTCCGCTCCACTGGGAGCAACAACAACGAGATGCCTGCAGCTGGCAATGGACGGAGATCTGCAGGAGgaaatagcatttttttttatggggCAAAATCTTCTATATTAAGCCcacctttttttattcttgctACATGCGATTACTCAGCAAAAAATCGCAGACTGAGGTCGGGGAGATCgcgaaaaatctttattttttgagtaaatcCATTATATCACTGCTCAAGCCtttattttccgaaaaagctaaaaatcaaGCCGACCTCAGGACCTCCAGAAAATTACCTTCACCTCGCCCCACTTCGACGGCCACGCAAAACGACCTGCCATGCACCGACCAACCACGAAATCGTCGCCTAAATCGCCAGTGGCCAATCGTCTCAAAGCTGCCAACACCGCTCGAAAATGCAGGACTAGGAGTATTAGAGGGATAACATGTTGCAACTTTCGCGGCGCCAAGAAAACTCAACCCCAAAGCTCTACCCACGGGCCACACCAAATCCACGGGACTGCAAGCAGACCTCAGCCTCACTGGGTTCCAGGGCAGACGCCCCCCCACCCACCATGCCTCTGCTTCCAGGGGGCCCAGGgcgaacgcccccccccccccgccgacacaatttgagtgaaatgagtaaaaaaaaacattagctTTAAGCGTACATACATACTTaggagtaaaatattttttctttctttacaaAGTAAAAACCACGCCGAACAACGCTCAGCTGTTCGAGACACCCGATATGAAGCAAGAAGCTCCTCACTCACCGGCCCCGCGCCATGAGTCAGTGACCTTCGCGCCAGCTGATCAACTCGTACAACGACGGCGACAACCGCCGAGCGTTCTCCAGCGTCATATTTCACTTTCCTTCTTTCACTGTACAGTTAAACCCTTGTAATAAGACACAATGTTTAGATTTAAGAATGACAGTAGCAGGTTAATGCTCCCAAAAGGACGGGCGCGATGACcgataacaattttttttcaaacttccccAGTCCCTACAAAATCATACCCCAGTGTTGACTAGCTGCTTCCAAAACGCTCGACCTCCCGGTGACCCACTGCGGATAATGAGGTCATTATCCTGTGTCGTTGTAGGGGGAGTATAACGGAATATTGGAGTTACGGCGGTTTTGGAAGCAGCGAGCCAATATTGCGCCGCGAAATCGGTGGATCCGCGAGGTTTTCATGACACAGCTTGTCGCGTCCGGTAGTGACATCGCCCGGTGACATCACTAGACAGGCCGCTGCCATACAGTCCGAGAAACCTTACTATTTCATACACCTCTACCTCGGGCGCCGGGCGACCGGGAGTCCACGGGTCGGCAACCTAACCAGTTGCTTTCCGCGGATTTCGGAGTCCTGACGGATATGACATGCTTGGTCAGGGGATTTTGGCGAGCTAACCGTGGGAAACGACGCCCAAGTTAGCAGGCCTAGGGGGCCCACGAGGAGCTCTCTGAAATCCCCTGAAGTCAGTCGTCTCGCCACCCGTGCCTACGTCTCCTCGCGGATTCCTGACGCGCGTCTTACCCCGTAGTCAAGTCCTCGAGTATCCCTCGGCCGAAAGTTGTGGTCCTACGGTCCGTCCCCGACCCCCCTTTCGCCCCAGCGGCCTTTTACCCCCTTTCTGAGTCCTTGACTCCTCAAGTTGCCCCGTCCCGCGTCTCACCCCGGTGATTGAGCTTTGAGTATCCCTCCCCTCGCCGAAAGTCCCGTCCAGCACCCCCGACGGCTCTTCCTGCTTggagaccccctccccccctttttgTAGTAGTTGTATCTGTGTGATAGTTGTTAGAGGTCTGTGTGACCTAGTTGTAGTTGTACCGTTACCCAATACATCGAGTGGCCAGCTCCTACTTACGTGTTCCTTCTTTTCCTTAGGATTTTAGGATACGTTCTTGAGGTAGGTGACCATCTACATAGAGTGAAAAGGCTCTTACATCCCCCCTAGATCTACCTTCCCTATTCTAGGACTACCCTTTCTGGTGGACATACGCCCCCTTATTCTGCGACCATCCCCTACGTGTTCAGCTGCTTGGCTCGAGAGCTGAGCACGTTATAAGTAGTGTGCCCTCATTGGCAACAGCGCTCCGCTGCCTCGGGACCGGTGTTTCGGGACCCTCTTCCCGCGCGCTGAGCATTGTTCTCTTACTCCCCTTCACACCCCACCCCACAATCTGTCCTACGAGGGGGCCCATCAAGCGGGGCTGTTGAGGAATTTAGGTTTAGTATTCGTGACCGGTTTCGCGGTGAGGTTGTCAGACGTTATAAAGTTCGAACGGCTGCTGCGTTTTTTCCATTACGCGTGTATTGCTCGCATCAAACTCCCGACTCCTAATCCACATGAATTCTTACTTGTGTTTCAGGTGTGATGTAAGTGGTGACTTTATTTAAGAAAATGGCAGGGACCGTAGACTTAACGACAACGCGTTTCATTTGTTCGAAAACATTAGCGGACAGTAATGTGTCGGAAGCGCGGTCGCGTGCGATCGGAACGTTTATTGAAAGTAGTAAAAAGCGACAAGATGGATTTGATAGCCTCTTGAAAGGCCGTGAAACAGTGACTGTCCACGAGGCGTGCCGAAAATCATATAATCAGCCCCGGATGATAACAGCCGCCATAAAAAGGAATTATTTAGACAAAGTGCGTCATTCCCCTGACCTAAGATCCGAAAGTCCTGGGTTTTCCGCGAAAACATCGTGTATTCTGTGCGCGGAAAAAATAAACGATGAATTTTACGCAAAGCAGAGAAAAGTACCGGTTGAGAGGCGCGATTCAGTACATGAAGTTCAAACATTCGAAttcaaaaatcaactaattGCACGGGCGCTGTATTTAGATACCGAGGAAAGTCGGGAGATAATCAAGCGAATTGAACCAATTGCAGATGTAGTGGCAGCAGAAGTGAAGTACCATCATTCCTGCCTAAAACGCCGTTATAGGGCACCAAAAGCGGCTGTTCCTCAAAAACGGGGGCCAAAATTTGATGAAGTAGACTGCAATGCGatacatttttgattatttaacCGAAAACTCGAATGAATGCCAGTTCACCATGGATGAGCTTAAGAGTGAAATTAAATGTGACTACAAACCGGATAATAGAAATGTGAGAGCGCAGTTACGCGCAAAATATGGCGATGGTGTTATTTTTTCTACACGTATTAATAAGCCTACCATAGTTTCTTTTCGTGGTGAGGGTCTTACCAGGGTTCTAACGGAGGCTTGGCATAAAGAAAGAGCGGAAGACGAGGAAACTGAACGACTTCGAATTGTGAAAGCTGCGGCGAAGATAATTTCACAAGATATCCGATCTAAAGTCTATGAGAGAGATTTTTACCCTCCATCGGATAACTTTTTCAAGGATGTTGAAGAAGACATTCCTAcaactttgaaaacttttctGCATGACGTAATCGTGAAACCGAAAGCAGGAGCGAAAGAAACATGGGAAAAGAAATGCACAGCACTTGCTCATTGCATTATGTCTGCGGCGAGTAAGTTTTCGGAAATTGGGACAGTCCCCAAGAGAGTGGCGAGGGCCACAGAACACGTGGAGGGTCTTGCAGAGTTTCGCCGGAAGTTTCTGAAGTTTCGCCGGAGTAAGCAAGGGAACCTCTGCATTCGCGACCAAGACACAAACGCTTCGGAGGCAAATTCAATCGTctagaaattttcttaatttttttgaagatgtgattgtaataattaatcatattaatcagcatataataattaatcatattaatcaacatataataattattatattaatCAGCATATAATAATTGTTGTATTAATCAGCgtataataattaatcatattaATCAGCATATAATAATTAGTCTTATTAATCAGCATGtaataattaatgaaattaatcagcttaaaaaaagaattaaataaaataaaaaaaaaaaaaaaattaaaccctgAGGATATTTGTCTTCCAAAGCTAATGCTTGAACCGGTTTTTTCGAGTAAGTTTTCGGAAATTGGGACAGTCCCCAAGAGAGTGGCGAAGGCCACAGAACACGTGGAGGGTCGTGGGGAGTTTCGCCGGAAGTTTCTGAAGTTTCGCCGGAGTAAGCAAGGGAACCTCTGCATTCGCGACCAAGACACAAACGCTTCGGAGGCAAATTAGCTTAAAATTGTATGTGGTAATACATCCTGATGAGAGGCCATTTCAATGTGAACATTGTCCTGCTGcatttaagttgaaaatttaCTTAAGATGTCATACTGATACTCATACTAATGAAAGGCTATTCGAATGTGTTCGATGTCCAGCTTCGTTCTACACAAAGAAGCTTTTAATGCAGCACATTAAACGTCGTACGGGTTCCAAACCATTGAACCTTTATCTTTCCGACCATTCATTTGAACGCATTAAATTTTATACCTGTGCCGAACCATTGAACCTCTGCATTCGCGACCAAGACACAAACGCTTCGGAGGCAAATTCAATCGTCtagaatttttcttaatttttttgaagatatgattataataattaatcatattaatcagcatataataattattatattaatCAGCATATAATAATTGATCATATTAATCAGCATATAATAATTACATTAATCAGCATATAATAATTAGTCTTATGAATCAGCaaataataattaatgaaattaatcagcttaaaaaaagaattaaataaaataaaaaaaaaatttaaaccctGAGGATATTTGTCTTCCAAAGTTAATGCTTGAACCGGTTTTTTCGAGTAAGTTTTCGGAAATTGGGACAGTCCCCAAGAGAGTGGCGAGGGCCACAAAACACGTGGAGGGTCGTGGAGAGTTTCGCCGGAAGTTTCTGAAGTTTCGCCGGAGTAAGCAAGGGAACCTCTGCATTCGCGACCAAGACACAAACGCTTCGGAGGCAAATTCAATCGTctagaaattttcttaatttctttGAAGATGTGATTATAATAATTGATCATAATAATCAGAATATAATGATTAATCATATTGATCAGcatataataattaattaagAGAACATAGCGTAAAATATTCTGATGAGGGGCTATTCAAATGTGAACTCTGCCTTGCATCATGTTAATTATAGAATAGCTTAAAATTGCATATGGTAATACATCCTGATGAGAGGCCATTTCAATGTGAACATTGTCCTGCTGcatttaagttgaaaatttaCTTAAGATGTCATACTGATACTCCTACTAATGAAAGGCTATTCGAACGTGTTCGATGTCTAGCTTCGTTCTACACAAAGAAGCTTTTAAAGCAGCACATTAAACGTCGTACGGGTTCCAAACCATTGAACCTTTAGCTTTCCGACCATTCATTAGAACGCATTAAATTTTATACCTGTGCCGAACCATTGAACCTCTGCATTCGCGACCAAGACACAAACGCTTCGGAGGCAAATTCAATCGTATAgaatttttcgtaatttttttgaagatatgattataataattaatcatattaatcagcatataataattattatattaatCAGCATATAATAATTATTGTATTAATCAGCgtataataattaatcatattaATCAGCATATAATAATTAATTACATTAATCAGCATGtaataattaatgaaattaatcagcttaaaaaaagaattaaataaaataaaaaaaaaaaattaaaccctgAGGATATTTGTCTTCCAAAGCTAATGCTTGAACCGGTTTTTTCGAGTAAGTTTTCGGAAATTGGGACAGTCCCCAAGAGAGTGGCGAAGGCCACAGAACACGTGGAGGGTCGTGGGGAGTTTCGCCGGAAGTTTCTGAAGTTTCGCCGGAGTAAGCAAGGGAACCTCTGCATTCGCGACCAAGACACAAACACTTCGGAGGCAAATTCAATCGTCtagaatttttcttaatttttttgaagatgtGATTATAATAATTAATTATATTAATCAGCATATAATAATTAGTCATATTAATCAgcatataataattaatcatattaATCAGCATATAATAATAAATTATATTAATCAGCATATAATAATTAGTCTTATGAATCAGCAAATAATAATTAACGAAATTaatcagtttaaaaaaagaattaaataaaataaaaaaaaaaaattaaaccctgAGGATATTTGTCTTCCAAAGCTAATGCTTGAACCGGTTTTTTCGAGTAAGTTTTCGGAAATTGGGACAGTCCCCAAGAGAGTGGCGAGGGCCACAGAACACGTGGAGGGTCGTGGAGAGTTTCGCCGGAAGTTTCTGAAGTTTCGCCGGAGTAAGCAAGGGAACCTCTGCATTCGCGACCAAGACACAAACGCTTCGGAGGCAAATTCAATCGTCtagaatttttcttaatttttttgatgatgtgattaaattttttcgtgtGCAATGTTTATCTCAGTAGCTAATTAATTTTTATGCAGATGGTTCTTAAAGTAATACCCAAGAAAAGGAAAAACTgtaataatgagaaaaatactCCTCAGCGGAAAGTGCTAAAGCTTTAAAATAATGAAGCAGGAAACCGTCTAATCGCAAGTGTTATGATTTCACTGTATTCACTGATTTCACCCGGGAGTTTTTGAGGTGGGACTTAACACGGAAACCACGAACACAAAAACTGCATGCATATCACAAGGACATTTTATTGGCCAGGAGGTGAATCGCTTGATGATCCGAATCCAGCAGGGGGCGGCCCTGCTTGAAGCAGTAGCGGACTCCTGCTCCGTCGTCTTCTCTATCCCAATACCCAAGAGAAGGAAAAACTGTGATAATGAGAAAAATACTCCTCAACCGAAGGTGCCAAAGGTTTAAAATAATGAAGCAGGAAACCTCCTAATCGCGAGTTCTATGATTTCACTGTATCATGTAAATATTTAATACATGCATACAGCTAAATGCACTTAAGAGCTCATAGCAAGACCCAATTTGATGAGAGGCCATTCAAATGTAAACTCTGCCTTGCATCATTTAAAGCACTTAAGAGAACATACCGTAAAATGTTCTGATGAGAGGCTATTAAAACGTGCCGTTCTTTCTTCATGTTGAGGGAAAACTAAGAGGAGCGGTTGCTCATCAAATCGATTTAGGCAACTATCAAACTTGGCCAGCTCTAAGAGAAAAGTTAGTACTTGCATATGATGACTAAACGGACTCAGCTACTTTAGCTGAAGAACTGGGAGTCATGTTGCAAAAACCCAATGAAACCCCTCTGCAATCTTATGAAAGATTAATCCTGCACTATGACCAAATGTCGGCAAAATTGTTATTAGAATGTAATAACGACAGAAAGATAGTGAAAGGAATCACTGAATATTATTTGGATAAAAGAGTTTTGAGAAGACTTAAATGGTTTGGAAGAATCTAATAAACCATTTCTCAAAACGAGAAATCCTAAATCCCTCGAAGAGGCCCATTTCCTTTTAGCCACTCTTGCACAGCCAGATCTTGTTGAAATACGAGCCCGCGGTTCTGCGAATCAAAACTGGCAAAAAGGTACGTCCCCTCAAAATAAGAGAAAGAATAAGAGTGCCCCCCCCCCTAATAGAGATAAACGAGTCGGGTAAAGAGCGGGTAAAGAGCGCAGAATTAATAGAGCTAACGCTCAAAACAACAATTTCCGAGCCAACTGGACCAGGGGGGTCAAGGCCCCAAAAtatgagaaactttaaaaatcgttgaaaaatcgacaaaaatggGCAGGAAACGTCAAACGGAGGAGAGGGCTCCGTTAATAGGAGGGGGAGGAATAGGAGTGCATACTCCTTTCGGAGCGGAAACGACGACAATGGCAGATGAGAGGGAAAGAAGGGCAATTGCAGCAGAAAGGAGGAGGGGAAACACGCCAGAGGCACAAGGAGCGAGAAGCGAGGATAGCAGCAACAGGAACGGGAACAGTGGGAGTACGAGTCTTTGGACAGCGAGGTCCACATTAGAAGGGAGTAACAGGGACGGCAGTTGTGAGAACTTCGGGAGTCAGAGTAGCACAACCTATGGGAATCAAAACACCATATTTGGAAGTCAGAGCAGTACCATTTACGGGAGTCAGAACAGCACAGCTTTTGGGACGGGAGTATCCACGTTGTATGGAAGTGGGAACAGCGGGAGTAGATTTGAGAGCTTAGCTAGCACAAATGGAAACAGGACGGGGAGAAGAGAAGCATTCCCACTCCCAAGGTAGGCAAGACGACAGGAAGAGAGGTACGGGCCAGAAGAGGGACTAATGACAACGTGGGGTAGGAGATTTGCTAACCCGCTGACGGAGAGCATTGAGAACGCGGCTAGGAGCGGGGTCAACGCAGCATCCCCGGAAAGGAGGAAACAGGAGAGACAGGTAGAGGAGAGAGCTAGAGAGGCTCAGCAAAGTGACGCAACGCTGAGAGTCCTCGGAAACGCTTTCAACGGTCTCATGCAGGCAGGGTTGAAGAGAACCAACAAGGAGGGATTAGTATACACGAGAAATAATAACGATAAGAGACCAGTGCCCATGCCGAGGACGGTGATAGTAAACACCACAAAGGTAATCAGAGAAGAGTGTCAAAACAAACATAGCGAGAATCAGGAAGCAAAGAAGGAATGGAAAATAGCAGAGGAACGGCTGAAAAGGGAAAGGATCAATATGACCAGGGAAATAATGGAAGAATTGGGTAGGAAGGGAAACTTGAAAAGTGTTAGGAAGGAATGTGAGAAATTCGAAGTAACGCATGTAGGGTACACGAGGTACCTACTCAAGACGAACTTGAAGAAATACGAATTACAAAAGAGGTATATTAAAACTTTCCTCAGGGCAGTCCACGGTGACTCCTTCGAAAAAGTGCTCACGGAGGGATTAACGGATGAGGGTATGTACATCTGGTTGCAGGAGACAGAAATCGAGAAAATAGTATGGTACGCGCGGCATATGTACATGCTGGCCAATGTCGAAGTTCAGCATAACGCGATAGTAGGAAAACAGGAAGGGGACGCGGAAATTAAGCTAACGCCAAACGATTTGGCCGCGATGCAAGCACCTACGGGGCTTACATCCAGCGACGGCGAGAAGGAGGAAATCAAAGAGAGGAGAGTATCGAGTAGAACTGAGGACTCGACCTCTGACTCGGCGGTAGAGATTAAACAGGCCATGTCTAGACAAGCGAAGGGAAGGAAAGGAATGAGAGGGAAGAAAGAACGGAAAGAAAGaagggaagaggaagaagaaaaactcAGGACGGAGGAAAGGGCGGCTCGCGAGACGGAATCTGAGAAACAGAAAATGTATAGAGAGGAAATGGAGGCAGAAAAAGCGAGGAAAGAAGATGAACAACTAATAGAGATATACATACAACAATTAGAGGAGGAGAAACGAAAGAAACTCGAAGAGTACGAGCAAGAATTAGAGAAAACGCGAAAGGAAGAGGAAATCAAGCGAGAAGAGGAAAAGAGACGAAAAGAAATGCGGGAAAAAGAACGGagggagaaagaaagagaggacccccccccccccccgctcagAGCACTCCAAAAAGCCCATTCGTGAATAAGACCAATCCGTCGCAAGATTTACCACCGCGAAATTTAAACCAAAATTGGCGCCAAAACAATGTCAAGCAAACATCCAATTTCAATCCCAATAACAAAGGGCCAGAGCCCATGTCCGTCCAGACCCGAGTTCACCAAATAGAAGGAATAGAAGAATATTGCGACGAACAAGAAATTGATGATAACGAACATGTCATCATTTTTAACCAACTGCGCAACCATTGCTTATCAGTGCACGTCCTTTGCGAATCATTACTTCTCATTTATCGGTATTTTCTTGGTCAACCCGAATAATTTCTCCCTCACAATTAACTCCAAAATTATCAAACCACGGAGACCGTCTACTACTCGGTTGTTCATACCTGATATTCACATGAACCCGCTCGAAATTTTACAGTTACATGATCTCCGGTCACTGAGGATTCGCCAAGACAATCGGATGGGCAGCCCTGCTCAAATCATACAAATTCATTGCTGGTAAAGTTGATCGCGGTTATAATACCTCACTGGCGAACGTGAGATATGTCGAAGTAGTGAAATCGAGGATCAAAACTGAGCCGGTTTTGTTTTCCACTCAAAAGCAGATTTTCTTTTTGGAGGTGGTGGTGGCAGATTTTGGAGCATATCTTCGAATGTTCGACCTATAAGTCGTCGATAAAAGGTATGACTCGCGAGTAAAGCTTTCATAATAAAAAATAgtacatcaaaaatttaaaaatattcacaagaaaTGTAGACGAAACACTATACAAAATATATGCAAGAAACATGAAATCGTCCACTTTTGTTTTCCACTCAAAACGTTGGGTAATCGGTGAGGGAAAAACAATCCGGTGGTTAATCGTCGTCTCAAAAATAGGTAATCGGATCGGCAGCCGGAGTAAGCAAGGGGTTGACGGATTCTTAAATTCAAGTGTTTTTGCTTCTACATGCAATTTACTTTACAATCTTAGTTCTAAGTTTTCATTTAATTAGATAATAAGAATAATTAATCAtcatataataattaatcatacTAATCAtcatataataattaatcatataggtcagcatataataattaatcatattaATCAGCATACAATAATTAATCATAATTATCGgcatataataattaatcatattaATCAGCATATAATAATAATCATATTAATcagcataaaaaaaataaaaaaataaaataaaaaaatattaaggagAGATTTCCCATCCCCCTTTTCCCCCGTTTCTGCGTCCACTGATTTTTCGCTACTCACGCCCCATCTAGTGCCTCCTCCCGCTCCCCATAGCCCCTTTGGTCCTGGGGCTGGGCCCGCTCTGTATGAAATAATGTACTTCttaaagcaggggtacaagaaagtagacgaaCGGGACTGGAAGATATGCAGACTTTTGAGTGCGATTCGCATAGTATTATACACcagagagaggagagcggctctctatagtaaagatttcgtataaatagtatgcattctcttctcagtatcgcaaggaaaaaatcatgattcataaaatatttctcatcaccatcatcattgctgtcGTTGGAATGAATTCCACAacggaaaactcatccgaagcaaacatcacaatgtgcccggtctgtccggaaatcaaatgcgcaccctctaccttgacggacgttcttctattcatcttgagtttactggcgcttaTTTGCTCCGCTCCGTGCCTGTACTCTAAGTACAtatcatccgactgcaagttccgtttcatcaggatggcccggaaaaataacaatcggaaagtcgatgaTATAAGAGttgatttaaagttcggagaaggagaaggaatcgatgtttgtggttgacaaccctcacgtttttagaacgcgtttgcgttttctaaacgcgttttgcgttttctaaacgcgtttgcgttttctaaacacgtttgcgtttgcgttttctaaacacgaactgttttaaactgtaactttaACTGTAAATatacaaccaaaaaaaaataataaaaaatttttgattcatcaatctgaacattgcaatatccaatcccagtcgctcatcgcaaaacataaggttccgatacgcatctccaagcgctaaaaaatgtaaataaccaaatcagaccctaatctccagtctccgataccagacccatactgtaaaatacggtctttcgaagccgaaaattttacaagtcagaaatctcggaaacgaaaagtcgtattaaaattcggtcagtacagttttccgatcttcgatagtggaaaagaatcgcatcggtccgcaacggatcggacgagggtgattttccgaaaatttttcaatttcccgaatcagaccctaatctacagtatccgataccaggcccatactgttagatacggtcttccgaaatcggaaatttttacaagtccgaaaatccgaattttttgcacaatctggcaacactgtatcaaaaaattaactaatttctcgccccatctggcaacactgtaaaatgcgatgttgcaaaatttcaccaataaataaatcatttatttatgtccaccgtccggcaacgctgctgcgctatcttgaaaaatacaccattgcataaaccgcagattgaaggggctatattacacgattgcataacccgattattgaaggggcaacatgcaatactttcttccttacagcgttgccatgttGAACAATAATCtctatacaacactgtaatttaattcatatttttctgcaccaccATGCAACGCTGTAcgatttttattggattttttacCTGGCAAAGTCGCCATATTCTCCCTACTCATCCGATCCTTATCCGAAGGTCCCTGAACCCATTCCTCTTCCTCGCACTTAGCTACCCTAAGTCCTCTCTAAGGGTGGAGGAATTATGTGCTCACCCAATTACgcacttgtttttttctttttatcaatgCAGTACATGAGCCGTTGGTAATCACGTTTTCCCGATAATTTTAGTATCAGCATATTTCCACCTGTTTTCGACAAACCAGACTTTCGTCTGATTTGCGACTTGTCACTCTCGTTTCACCTTCCATTAAGGACTGATGAACAGTTTCTTTATTTCGAGTTTCGTTGTTctgatttttatatttataattttgtttgtgaaaa
This window contains:
- the LOC140225362 gene encoding uncharacterized protein codes for the protein MTTWGRRFANPLTESIENAARSGVNAASPERRKQERQVEERAREAQQSDATLRVLGNAFNGLMQAGLKRTNKEGLVYTRNNNDKRPVPMPRTVIVNTTKVIREECQNKHSENQEAKKEWKIAEERLKRERINMTREIMEELGRKGNLKSVRKECEKFEVTHVGYTRYLLKTNLKKYELQKRYIKTFLRAVHGDSFEKVLTEGLTDEGMYIWLQETEIEKIVWYARHMYMLANVEVQHNAIVGKQEGDAEIKLTPNDLAAMQAPTGLTSSDGEKEEIKERRVSSRTEDSTSDSAVEIKQAMSRQAKGRKGMRGKKERKERREEEEEKLRTEERAARETESEKQKMYREEMEAEKARKEDEQLIEIYIQQLEEEKRKKLEEYEQELEKTRKEEEIKREEEKRRKEMREKERREKEREDPPPPPLRALQKAHS